The genome window AGTGGGGGAAGCATCTTGCTTCCGTACCTCTTTATCGGGTCAGGTTGATCACACAGTGGGATTCTCAATCGCATCCTGCACATTCTGCCGATCAAACCAACACGGACCGGGTGGTACCGAAGCAACGCGACACATTCACCGGTCCCTCCAAAGCAACCAAAATGGAGGGACGACTGCCACGTCGTCCGTGCCCAGCCCATCACGCGACCAAGATCCGTCTTCGCCCACGACGGCTACGCCGAGACACGTGGTCCCGCCGCTTTATCAGCAATCCGCAATCAGCAATTGGCAATTAGCAATCAACAATCCACCTCCGCGTCCTCTGCGTCCTCCGCGGTTAAAACCACACAACCCGATCATCGGTGCGAATCAGTGCTATCGGTGGTTAAAACAAATCAGTCTAACGGTGTCTTGGGACAAGCCACCCTACCCGATCCGCTCAATCACAAATCACTGATCAAAACCCAAGATCTGAGTAAATCTGGTGTACGATTAGAACACTGTCCTGGTAGGGCGGACTGGCCCAGTCCGCCGCGGAGAAATGATCCTGCAACGCGGCTGTCTGGGCCAGACAGCCCTACCCTTTTGAACACAGGAAACAGTTTTAAAGGCAGTAAATCTGAGCCATCAGCCTGCCCTGAGCTTGTCGAACGGGCGGTTGCAATGATCACACGACCGAATCTCAAACCCTCCGCGTCCTCTGCGTCCTCCGCGGTTAAAACCACACAACCCGATCATCGGTGCGAATCAGAGCTATCGGTGGTTCCGTCTTCACTACCTTACGCCGCGACAAGTAAAAAAACAAATCAGCCCAACGGTGTCTTGGGACAAGCCACCCTACCCGATCCGCTCGATCAACAATGCGACCGTAGGGAGTCCTCCCTTCCTACGCGTCCCATCTTTCGCGTGACAAGAGGGCTTCCACACGCATCTTTGGAATTCCGATCGTGACCGGCCTCGCCTCTCCGGCCCAGGCCTCCTTCTTGGTAAAAAAAGCTCCTCCACCTTGAACCTCCCTGTCCTCTTTTCCTTCGTCAGCGCCGCCGTTGCCGCGCTGTTCGTCTTCATCGCGCCCTTCAGCAAGAGTCGCGGAATCGCGATGTGGACCTTCGGCATCGGCATGCTGGTCCTCTCCGCCGAGCAACTGCTCACCGGACTTGCCTTGCGCAGCACGAACCCGCTGGAGATCGCCGACTTCATTCGCTGGCGCTTCATGGCCTCCGCTTTGCTGCCCGGCCTCTGGCTGCTCTTTTCCGCGACCTACTCGCGAGGCAACATCAAGGAGAAGCTGGGAAGGCGAATCCCCATCGTGCTTGCCGCCTTCCTGCTCCCGCTGGGCCTGGTCTTCTTCGCCCCCGAATCCCTCGCCCACCTGAGGCAGCACCCGGAGAAACCCTTCTCCTGGATCGTCACCCTCGATTGGGCAGGCTTCTTCCTGCACGTCTTCATGCTGCTCTCCATGATCGGGGCCTTGGTGGGACTGGAACGCACCTTTCGGGCTTCCGTGGGCACGCTGCGCTGGAAAATCAAGTTCATGCTCTACGGCATGGGCACGCTCTTCGCGGCCCGCTTCTTCACCAGCAGCCAAATCGTCCTGGCCCAGCAAATGGACCCTTCGCTCGACACCATCAACGCAGTGGCCCTCTTCGCCTGTTGCCTGCTGGTAGGACGCTCCGTGTTTCGCAAGGGCAGCTTCGAGATCGACCTCTACCCCTCGCAATCCATCATCAGCGGCTCCCTCGTCATCTCCCTGGCAGGTGGCTACCTGATCGCGGTGGGCGTGCTGTCCAAGGTGATCTCCCACTTCGGCGGCGACCAGGCCTTCGCCATCCAAACCTTCCTCGTGCTCATCGCCTTGGTGGGCCTCGGCATTCTGGTGCAATCGGATCGCTTTCGACAGCTCATCCGCCGCTTCGTCAGCCGCAACTTCCAACGTCCGCTCTACGACTACCGCACCCTCTGGCTGCGGCTTACCGCCACGACCGCCCAAAGCGTGCGACAGAAAGACATCTGCGAATCGACCACCAAGCTTCTGGCAAACCTCTTCGACACCAAGCTCACCAGTATTTGGCTGCTGGATACAAACGGAAGCAGCTTCCATCGCATTTCCTCGACCGACCAAGGCGAAGCGCCCAAGGACAATGCCCTTCCCCAAAGCATTCCGGCCGGCGAGATTCCCCTCAAGCTCGCCGACAAGCCAGAGCCGCAGTCCATCGAAGAATCCGATAAAGGCTGGGCCAAACCGATCCTCGAGTGCAACCCCAGCGTTTTTCCCGACGGCGGCGAACGCATCCTCGTCCCCTTGACCGGTCAAGGACGAGCCATCGGTTTCATCGTGCTCGGCGACCGAACCAATGCCCTGGAGTTCACCCAGCAGGAATTCGATACCCTTAGCTGCATCGGCGACCACATTGCCGCAAATCTGCTCAGCGCCGACCTCACTCGAAAGCTCGAGGAATCCAAGGAAATCGAAGCCTTCCAAACCATGGCGACCTTCTTCGTGCACGATCTCAAGAATGCAGTTTCGACCTTGAATCTGATGCTCAAGAACATGCCGTTGCACTGGGACAATCCAGAGTTCAGAGAAGACGCCTTGCGCGGGATCGGCAATACCAGCAACCGTATCACAGATCTCATTACACGACTCAGCCAAGTCCGCCACGAGCTGGAGATCTCTCCTTCCCCCACCGACCTCGAGGAACTGACCCAGGCAGCCATCGCCGAATGGGAAAAGCCCGCAGGAGTAGCGTTCAGCTCCCAGATCGCCAGCGGAATCAAGGTTTCTGCCGACTTCAAGAAACTGAAGAGCGTGGTCCTCAATCTCGTCATCAACGCCAGCGAGGCGATGGACGGGGTCGGCGAGATTTCCCTCAAGACCCAAAAAGTCGGCTCCCATGCGGAGATCGTAGTCAGCGACAACGGCTGCGGCATGAACCAGGAGTTCATCCGCAACGGACTCTTCCGCCCCTTCAAAACCACCAAGAAGAGCGGACTGGGCATCGGCATGTTTCAAAGCAAGATGGTGGTGGAAGCTCACGGCGGGAGCATCATGGTAGAGAGCGAAGAAGGCCAAGGCAGCGTATTC of Pelagicoccus enzymogenes contains these proteins:
- the prsK gene encoding XrtA/PEP-CTERM system histidine kinase PrsK, yielding MNLPVLFSFVSAAVAALFVFIAPFSKSRGIAMWTFGIGMLVLSAEQLLTGLALRSTNPLEIADFIRWRFMASALLPGLWLLFSATYSRGNIKEKLGRRIPIVLAAFLLPLGLVFFAPESLAHLRQHPEKPFSWIVTLDWAGFFLHVFMLLSMIGALVGLERTFRASVGTLRWKIKFMLYGMGTLFAARFFTSSQIVLAQQMDPSLDTINAVALFACCLLVGRSVFRKGSFEIDLYPSQSIISGSLVISLAGGYLIAVGVLSKVISHFGGDQAFAIQTFLVLIALVGLGILVQSDRFRQLIRRFVSRNFQRPLYDYRTLWLRLTATTAQSVRQKDICESTTKLLANLFDTKLTSIWLLDTNGSSFHRISSTDQGEAPKDNALPQSIPAGEIPLKLADKPEPQSIEESDKGWAKPILECNPSVFPDGGERILVPLTGQGRAIGFIVLGDRTNALEFTQQEFDTLSCIGDHIAANLLSADLTRKLEESKEIEAFQTMATFFVHDLKNAVSTLNLMLKNMPLHWDNPEFREDALRGIGNTSNRITDLITRLSQVRHELEISPSPTDLEELTQAAIAEWEKPAGVAFSSQIASGIKVSADFKKLKSVVLNLVINASEAMDGVGEISLKTQKVGSHAEIVVSDNGCGMNQEFIRNGLFRPFKTTKKSGLGIGMFQSKMVVEAHGGSIMVESEEGQGSVFTIRIPAIGEN